In the genome of Vicia villosa cultivar HV-30 ecotype Madison, WI linkage group LG7, Vvil1.0, whole genome shotgun sequence, one region contains:
- the LOC131620430 gene encoding uncharacterized protein LOC131620430, whose amino-acid sequence MVSISNSILVASSLYSPSLLPRTHKLPFSTTFSNQTPAFLPRHCRFNSQRGLSSVCFFNARDDSDTKLQNKDSRSESPLLRRWEVPWEWQTVSLTSFACGLGFVLTGLVEATALPYLGIRPDVLSLDEKAELLFLDQGITTAAVLGIIYSVFSTYQPLPEDFFKYDLREPFNLQKGWLLWAGVGLVGALVSIGLTGVAVSFFSGETPQRETDALVRLLPLIGSSSVSTACLVGITGVFAPLLEETVFRGFFMTSLTKWVPTPVAIILSAAVFALAHLTPGEFPQLFVLGSALGISYAQTRNLLTPITIHAFWNSGVILFLTFLQLQGYDIKELLQMT is encoded by the exons ATGGTTTCAATTTCAAACTCAATTCTAGTCGCTTCTTCTCTTTATTCACCATCACTTCTACCTCGCACCCATAAACTTCCTTTCTCAACAACCTTCTCAAATCAAACCCCTGCATTTCTTCCTCGCCATTGCCGTTTCAATTCTCAAAGGGGTCTTTCATCTGTTTGCTTCTTCAATGCCAGAGACGATTCTGACACTAAACTTCAGAACAAG GATTCTCGATCGGAATCGCCTCTTCTTAGGCGATGGGAGGTGCCTTGGGAGTGGCAAACAGTTTCATTAACCTCTTTTGCTTGTGGATTGGG TTTTGTGTTGACAGGTTTGGTTGAGGCAACAGCTCTACCATATCTAGGGATTCGACCAGATGTACTAAGTTTAGATGAAAAGGCAGAGTTACTCTTTTTAGATCAGGG CATCACTACTGCTGCTGTACTCGGAATCATATATAGTGTTTTCAGCACTTACCAGCCACTCCCTGAAGACTTCTTCAAATATG ATTTGAGGGAACCGTTTAATCTTCAAAAGGGTTGGCTTTTGTGGGCTGGAGTTGGACTTGTTGGTGCTCTAGTTTCCATTGGACTGACAGGAGTTGCTGTGTCCTTCTTTAGTGGAGAAACCCCACAAAGAGag ACCGATGCTCTTGTTCGCTTGCTTCCGTTGATTGGATCTTCAAGTGTCAG CACTGCTTGTTTGGTAGGCATCACAGGTGTTTTTGCTCCACTTCTTGAGGAGACGGTATTCCGAGGATTTTTCATGACTTCCCTTACTAAGTG GGTTCCTACACCAGTTGCTATCATCCTTAGTGCTGCAGTGTTTGCCCTTGCTCATCTCACTCCTGGTGAATTCCCTCAGTTGTTTGTTCTAGGAAGTGCTCTTGGGATTTCTTATGCTCAAACTCGCAACCTTCTCACTCCCATCACTATCCACGCGTTCTGGAATTCGGGAGTTATATTATTTCTCACTTTTCTCCAG TTGCAAGGATATGATATCAAAGAATTATTACAGATGACTTGA